TAAACTTTAATGAGGATTTACTCATGGCAAACTTCGTATTAAACGCTCAAGCGCGTGCTGAAGACAAACAAGGGAAAGGTGCGAGCCGCCGCCTTCGTCGCGAAGCTTTAATTCCAGCTATCATTTATGGTGGCAATGCTGAGCCTGTAACTGTTACTTTAGAACTTCGT
This genomic stretch from Acinetobacter pittii harbors:
- the rplY gene encoding 50S ribosomal protein L25, yielding MANFVLNAQARAEDKQGKGASRRLRREALIPAIIYGGNAEPVTVTLELRELVKALENNAFFEEVVEIKVGDKVENVKIQALQRHPSKNTPMHADFKRA